Proteins from a single region of Candidatus Woesearchaeota archaeon:
- a CDS encoding protein translocase SEC61 complex subunit gamma, with protein sequence MEEQQEVRPNRVQRFIKETLRVIHITKKPNRTEYISLVKVTGLGIAIIGLIGFVLHILKQLLF encoded by the coding sequence ATGGAAGAGCAGCAAGAAGTACGTCCAAATCGCGTGCAAAGATTTATAAAAGAGACCTTAAGAGTTATTCACATTACAAAAAAGCCTAATCGTACTGAGTACATTAGTCTTGTAAAAGTAACAGGTCTTGGGATCGCCATTATTGGCTTGATCGGCTTCGTCCTTCATATTCTCAAGCAACTCCTGTTCTAG
- a CDS encoding ZPR1 zinc finger domain-containing protein: MSELQNQLCPFCEEKKVTLREEEVEIPFFGRVFVFSMECAGCGARNSDVEPAEKKEPCRYTFEVNSEDDLNVRVVKSGEATVKIPRIITMEPGPAANGYVTNIEGLLEKVKDIIQSSVENEEDEDVKTKAKNLIKKVNKALVGREPLKIIIEDPTGHSAIISDKAQKNKL, encoded by the coding sequence ATGTCGGAATTACAGAATCAACTTTGCCCATTTTGTGAAGAGAAAAAGGTTACTCTTCGTGAAGAAGAAGTAGAAATTCCTTTCTTTGGCAGAGTTTTTGTCTTTTCTATGGAATGTGCTGGCTGTGGTGCGCGTAATAGTGATGTTGAGCCTGCCGAGAAGAAAGAACCATGTCGTTATACCTTTGAAGTTAATTCTGAAGATGATCTTAATGTACGCGTTGTTAAATCGGGTGAAGCAACGGTTAAAATTCCACGTATCATCACCATGGAACCTGGTCCTGCGGCAAACGGGTATGTCACAAATATTGAAGGTTTATTAGAAAAAGTCAAAGATATTATTCAGTCTTCTGTTGAGAATGAAGAAGATGAGGATGTTAAGACAAAAGCGAAAAATTTGATTAAGAAAGTGAATAAAGCTCTTGTAGGTCGTGAGCCATTAAAGATTATTATTGAAGACCCAACGGGGCATAGCGCAATTATTTCTGACAAAGCACAGAAGAATAAATTGTAG
- a CDS encoding 50S ribosome-binding GTPase: protein MVKDFFRSLFKKLKFNPFAKKGHVKLGLYGPPNGGKSTLANRVCQDWLGEEMFSSVSHIAHETREIKIKEQVSIKNKKGKEITFSLVDTPGIATKIDYEDFLKKGIKKEDAKKRAKEATKGVIDAIKWLDNMDAVVVVLDGTIDPYSQVNITIMGNLQARNIPVLVAVNKVDLKKASPDVVKTAFPQYEVVGISAKYGKGMEEFYEQLFTLVK from the coding sequence ATAGTGAAAGATTTTTTTCGTTCTCTATTCAAAAAACTTAAATTTAATCCGTTCGCGAAAAAAGGACACGTTAAACTAGGTTTATATGGTCCACCAAACGGAGGTAAGTCTACTTTAGCAAATCGCGTTTGTCAAGATTGGTTAGGAGAAGAGATGTTCTCATCAGTATCCCATATTGCGCACGAAACACGCGAAATTAAGATCAAAGAACAAGTAAGTATCAAGAATAAAAAAGGCAAAGAGATTACGTTCTCTTTAGTGGATACTCCAGGAATTGCAACAAAAATTGATTATGAAGATTTTCTTAAAAAAGGCATCAAAAAAGAAGATGCAAAGAAACGGGCTAAAGAAGCAACCAAAGGAGTTATTGATGCAATTAAATGGCTCGATAACATGGACGCCGTCGTTGTAGTCCTTGATGGAACTATCGACCCTTACTCACAAGTAAATATTACAATCATGGGCAACTTACAAGCGCGAAATATCCCTGTTCTTGTTGCAGTGAATAAAGTAGACTTAAAAAAAGCCAGCCCTGATGTTGTCAAAACAGCTTTTCCCCAATATGAAGTAGTTGGAATTAGCGCAAAGTACGGCAAAGGCATGGAAGAATTTTACGAGCAATTATTTACGCTGGTAAAATAA
- a CDS encoding uracil-DNA glycosylase, whose protein sequence is MDSFLQLKTSFLNCQRCPALCQNRTQVVFGSGNPAAQVLFVGEAPGATEDTKGIPFCGMSGKILEELLATIGLTRDDIFITNTILCRPPDNRNPEKQEVENCRDRLDALIAIMKPTVIVTIGNFATNRILGKTGVTTIHGTVFPLSLHEQEVSVVPVIHPANYLYSGRNPELFAQMKADFAVISSLITQRRKQKKLGEF, encoded by the coding sequence ATGGATTCCTTTCTCCAGCTCAAAACTTCCTTCCTGAATTGTCAACGCTGTCCTGCTCTCTGTCAAAATCGTACTCAAGTGGTTTTTGGGTCCGGCAATCCTGCGGCGCAAGTGCTCTTTGTCGGTGAAGCTCCTGGTGCAACCGAGGATACAAAAGGGATTCCGTTCTGTGGGATGTCAGGCAAAATTTTAGAAGAATTGTTGGCTACGATTGGGTTGACGCGAGATGACATTTTCATTACTAATACTATTCTGTGTCGTCCTCCAGATAATCGTAATCCTGAAAAACAAGAAGTAGAAAATTGTCGAGATCGACTTGATGCATTGATTGCGATCATGAAACCAACGGTGATTGTGACGATAGGTAATTTTGCGACAAATCGAATTTTAGGTAAGACGGGCGTTACGACGATTCATGGTACAGTTTTTCCTCTTTCTTTGCATGAGCAGGAAGTGTCAGTAGTACCCGTGATTCACCCAGCGAATTATTTGTATAGTGGACGTAATCCAGAGCTGTTTGCGCAAATGAAAGCCGATTTTGCGGTGATTAGTTCGTTGATTACACAGCGGCGCAAGCAGAAGAAGTTAGGGGAGTTTTGA
- a CDS encoding DUF2073 domain-containing protein, which translates to MVTFQFVPYREIERLSSTKRVNKLLHIVKEDKIVIMEGRLRREEEADLIEITMEGINSKFKGIELSILYPDADKVPFFQKMKGAFANMLLGDRQGITIIGPAHLVKKIEQNPDKIELFTKEISEKSFRPRLKK; encoded by the coding sequence ATGGTTACATTTCAGTTTGTTCCGTATCGTGAAATAGAAAGATTATCATCGACAAAACGCGTTAACAAGTTGCTCCATATTGTCAAAGAAGATAAGATAGTGATTATGGAAGGTCGTCTACGTCGTGAAGAAGAAGCCGACCTTATTGAAATTACTATGGAAGGTATTAACAGCAAGTTTAAAGGAATTGAGTTAAGTATATTATATCCTGATGCCGACAAAGTGCCATTCTTTCAAAAAATGAAAGGTGCATTTGCCAATATGCTGTTAGGTGATCGACAAGGAATTACCATCATTGGTCCTGCTCATCTTGTTAAAAAAATTGAACAAAATCCTGATAAAATAGAATTATTCACCAAAGAAATCAGCGAAAAGAGTTTTCGCCCACGATTAAAGAAATAG
- a CDS encoding cobalamin B12-binding domain-containing protein has protein sequence MKILLLAFSVQQDVFPLGLHYLRDYAKKHHPDIDIQIKEFTFGNRVTYETNKNLEIQALAYLALEKPDVIAFSCYIWSGEMIRDFVRSIKRLHPQMKIILGGVEVSETLLTNDVEFIIKEEGEIAFKECIDYWKNLIPKNQVHNVTYLDNNQRKENPTQEIKNLDEIPFPYTTPQTKEYAVVRLETARGCLFDCHFCHYAKPTLRYFSIEYLQRHLPQLFTNYTFENLTMLDANFNSNKERMFAILDILEAQIKLHPRNLKLHCEMRPELIDQATVQQLEKYSFKIDIELGLQSTDPIVLKEINRPTHIGKVATALTLLNTSHKLTYKIDLMYGLPGDTFYKFLNSARFLLTHATKQHKLVAHHSMLLNNTILFEKKNVDRYSETHSSMIIKTPTQDIVELYKTKLFIDMLNKELEIIKN, from the coding sequence ATGAAAATACTCCTGCTCGCTTTTAGTGTACAACAAGACGTCTTCCCTTTAGGTCTTCATTACCTGCGGGACTATGCTAAAAAACACCACCCCGATATTGATATTCAAATCAAAGAGTTTACATTTGGTAACCGTGTCACCTACGAAACCAATAAGAATCTCGAAATTCAAGCACTAGCCTATCTTGCGCTTGAAAAACCAGATGTTATCGCATTTAGTTGTTACATTTGGAGTGGAGAGATGATCCGTGATTTTGTCCGTTCCATCAAACGACTTCATCCGCAAATGAAAATTATTTTAGGTGGCGTCGAAGTAAGTGAAACACTACTTACAAACGATGTGGAGTTTATTATCAAAGAAGAAGGAGAAATTGCGTTCAAAGAATGTATTGATTATTGGAAAAACCTTATTCCTAAAAACCAAGTCCATAACGTAACGTATCTTGATAACAACCAACGAAAAGAAAACCCCACACAAGAGATTAAAAATCTTGATGAAATTCCCTTTCCTTACACCACACCGCAAACCAAAGAATACGCAGTCGTACGCCTTGAAACCGCACGAGGCTGTCTCTTTGATTGCCATTTCTGTCATTACGCTAAACCAACTTTACGTTACTTTTCAATAGAATATCTCCAACGACACCTCCCTCAACTTTTCACAAACTACACTTTTGAAAATCTGACTATGCTTGATGCTAATTTCAACAGCAATAAAGAACGCATGTTTGCGATCCTTGATATACTCGAAGCGCAAATAAAATTACATCCCCGCAACCTCAAACTTCATTGTGAAATGCGTCCTGAGCTCATTGACCAAGCAACAGTCCAGCAGCTTGAAAAATATTCATTTAAAATTGATATTGAACTTGGACTACAATCAACTGACCCCATCGTACTCAAAGAAATCAATCGCCCAACCCATATTGGTAAAGTTGCAACCGCCCTTACACTACTCAACACCTCACATAAACTCACCTACAAAATTGATTTGATGTACGGATTACCTGGTGACACATTCTATAAATTTCTCAACTCCGCGCGCTTCCTCTTAACCCACGCCACCAAACAGCATAAACTGGTTGCTCACCACAGCATGTTGTTAAACAATACCATCCTCTTTGAGAAAAAAAATGTTGATCGATATAGTGAAACCCACAGTAGCATGATTATCAAAACACCAACACAAGACATTGTTGAACTCTACAAAACAAAATTGTTCATTGACATGCTTAACAAAGAATTAGAAATTATCAAAAACTAA
- a CDS encoding DUF2000 domain-containing protein gives MIPDNKKLVAVLNEKIEVGKVMNALAHMSLGFGGMVGQEVLFLKNYKDADNGDHAYISGRPYIILQARNSNQLRTLRQAALQHKIQFVDFTSTMTEGTYEDQIKRSSETKEADLDYWGIVLFGEKELVSELTKKFSLWK, from the coding sequence ATGATTCCGGATAACAAGAAGTTAGTTGCTGTTCTTAATGAAAAAATAGAAGTTGGAAAGGTTATGAATGCGTTAGCTCACATGTCTTTGGGTTTTGGGGGAATGGTTGGTCAAGAAGTATTATTTCTTAAGAATTACAAAGATGCAGATAATGGTGATCATGCATACATTTCTGGACGTCCATATATCATTCTACAAGCGAGAAATTCCAATCAACTACGTACTTTACGTCAAGCAGCATTGCAACATAAAATTCAATTTGTTGATTTTACTAGCACCATGACGGAGGGTACATATGAAGATCAAATTAAGCGATCTAGCGAAACCAAAGAAGCTGATTTAGATTATTGGGGCATTGTTTTGTTTGGTGAGAAGGAATTGGTATCCGAATTAACAAAAAAATTCTCGCTGTGGAAGTAG
- a CDS encoding GNAT family N-acetyltransferase, with translation MIEIRQPQTPQEWEDYFDLRYRILREPWGHPKGSERDDQEHNASHVAIYEKNNLVGVGRLDIISTTKGQIKYIAVEEHARGKRIGTIIMQELEKIAINKKIKLIFLNARNNAILFYEKCGYKVVGEAQPSRYPTVPHLKMEKQL, from the coding sequence ATGATAGAAATCAGACAACCACAAACACCACAAGAGTGGGAAGACTATTTTGATCTACGATATAGAATATTACGCGAACCTTGGGGACATCCTAAAGGAAGTGAACGTGATGACCAAGAACACAACGCAAGCCATGTAGCAATATATGAAAAAAATAATCTGGTGGGAGTTGGACGACTCGACATCATTTCAACAACAAAAGGACAGATAAAATACATTGCAGTAGAAGAACATGCTCGTGGTAAAAGAATTGGAACCATAATTATGCAAGAACTTGAAAAAATAGCAATCAATAAAAAGATAAAACTTATTTTTCTAAATGCGCGAAATAATGCTATACTTTTTTATGAAAAATGTGGATATAAAGTCGTAGGAGAAGCGCAACCTTCCCGTTATCCCACTGTGCCACACCTGAAGATGGAGAAGCAACTTTAA
- the uvrB gene encoding excinuclease ABC subunit UvrB yields MTFKLVSRFPPAGGQPEAIEKLTQEFQKQNQKQPDKKTIRQTLLGITGSGKTFVMANVIQRLGKKTLVLAHNKTLAAQLYAEFKELFPENRVEYFISYYDYYQPESYLPTTDTYIEKESTVNEEIEKLRLKTMTSLLSRDDVIVVASISCIYGAGNPQDFAQLSQEFKKKDHIKREKIIAHLVAMLYERNDMTPSSGNFRVRGDVIDIFPSYDDIIIRIELFGDEIERISELHPITGIVHAQLDQIRLFPAKQFVVPEEKQDKAMAQIRHELKEQLPTLPLLEAERLRKRVNYDLEMMREMGYCTGIENYSRHFDGRTPGQPPFCLLDYFGDDFLLIIDESHQTIPQSRGMYHGDYSRKKNLVEYGFRLPCAYDNRPLKFEEFERYFKTVLFVSATPSEYELQSSSQVVELIIRPTGLLDPTVEVRPIEGQIKDILEEIKKTVAQGERVLVTTLTKRMAEDLTEFLAQKEVKVRYMHSEIDSLERIELLRGLRAGDFDVLVGINLLREGLDLPEVSLVAILDADKEGFLRDERSLIQTIGRAARNVHGRVIMYADVITKSIRGAVGITQRRREDQIKFNAKHGIVPQTVIKTIEPSKREIKGIKHLSPTDLQRKVVEIEAEMLKAAEELQFEKAIDLRDTLEAMKAEIGSQEREREYQNQKKDNKKAEKKTKKEKKN; encoded by the coding sequence ATGACATTTAAACTCGTTTCACGTTTTCCCCCAGCAGGAGGTCAACCCGAAGCTATTGAAAAACTCACCCAAGAATTTCAAAAACAGAATCAAAAACAACCAGATAAAAAAACCATCCGTCAAACTTTACTTGGCATCACTGGCAGTGGAAAAACCTTTGTCATGGCTAATGTAATCCAACGCCTTGGTAAAAAGACTCTTGTTCTTGCTCACAACAAAACCCTTGCTGCGCAACTCTATGCTGAATTTAAAGAACTGTTTCCCGAAAACAGAGTAGAGTATTTCATTTCGTATTATGACTATTATCAACCAGAAAGTTACCTTCCTACAACAGACACCTACATCGAAAAAGAATCCACAGTCAATGAAGAAATCGAAAAATTACGTCTTAAAACCATGACCTCTCTACTTTCACGAGATGACGTAATTGTTGTTGCTTCTATCTCTTGTATTTACGGTGCAGGAAATCCGCAAGATTTCGCGCAACTCTCTCAGGAGTTTAAGAAAAAAGACCATATCAAACGAGAGAAGATTATTGCGCATCTTGTTGCCATGCTCTACGAACGCAATGATATGACCCCTAGTTCAGGAAACTTTCGAGTACGCGGCGATGTCATAGACATCTTTCCATCTTATGATGATATTATCATTCGCATCGAACTTTTTGGTGATGAGATTGAACGAATCAGTGAACTTCATCCAATAACCGGCATTGTTCACGCGCAACTTGACCAAATCCGTCTTTTTCCCGCCAAACAATTCGTAGTACCGGAAGAAAAACAAGATAAAGCCATGGCGCAAATCCGCCACGAACTGAAAGAACAACTTCCTACTCTGCCTCTACTTGAAGCGGAACGGCTCAGAAAAAGAGTGAATTATGACCTAGAAATGATGCGAGAAATGGGTTACTGCACCGGAATTGAAAACTACTCACGACATTTTGATGGACGAACACCTGGTCAGCCACCTTTCTGTCTATTAGATTATTTCGGAGATGATTTTCTCTTAATTATTGATGAAAGCCACCAAACCATACCTCAATCACGTGGAATGTATCATGGTGACTATTCACGCAAGAAAAATCTTGTAGAATATGGATTTCGCCTGCCCTGCGCCTACGATAACCGCCCTCTTAAGTTCGAAGAATTTGAACGCTATTTCAAAACTGTTCTCTTTGTCTCCGCCACACCCTCAGAATATGAATTGCAAAGTAGCAGTCAAGTAGTAGAATTAATCATTCGTCCTACAGGGTTACTTGATCCTACCGTTGAAGTACGGCCGATTGAAGGACAAATCAAAGATATTCTAGAAGAAATCAAAAAAACCGTTGCGCAAGGTGAACGCGTTCTTGTTACTACCCTCACCAAACGCATGGCAGAAGATCTCACTGAATTTCTTGCTCAAAAAGAAGTCAAAGTACGCTATATGCATTCGGAGATTGATAGTCTTGAACGCATCGAATTATTACGTGGCTTGCGCGCTGGCGACTTTGACGTTCTCGTTGGAATTAACTTGCTGCGTGAAGGTCTAGACTTACCCGAAGTCTCACTTGTCGCAATTCTTGATGCCGACAAAGAAGGTTTCCTGCGTGACGAACGTAGTTTAATCCAAACTATTGGACGTGCCGCGCGTAATGTTCATGGAAGAGTAATTATGTATGCTGATGTTATCACCAAATCCATTCGAGGAGCAGTAGGCATTACTCAACGTCGACGCGAAGATCAGATTAAATTTAATGCCAAACATGGGATTGTCCCTCAAACTGTGATTAAAACCATTGAACCATCTAAACGAGAAATCAAAGGAATCAAACATCTTAGCCCAACGGACCTTCAACGAAAAGTAGTAGAAATTGAAGCAGAGATGCTCAAAGCTGCTGAAGAATTACAGTTTGAAAAAGCCATTGATCTACGCGACACATTAGAAGCGATGAAAGCTGAAATAGGATCGCAAGAGAGGGAGAGGGAGTATCAAAACCAGAAGAAAGATAACAAGAAAGCAGAGAAGAAAACTAAAAAAGAGAAGAAAAATTAA
- a CDS encoding transcription elongation factor Spt5, whose product METHIFGLRTAANREDQVVDYLISKLKKTPKSVLAIIRPHGMRGYIFIEVTSREDAEAMLQGVPYARGLLPAEIPYQEIEHMLEQVKVEMNIHKSDIVEIISGPFKRENAKVMRVNKQKEEIVVELLESAVPIPITVKMDAVKVIRREGSSENEE is encoded by the coding sequence ATGGAAACACACATTTTCGGTTTACGCACCGCCGCAAATAGAGAGGATCAAGTTGTTGATTATCTTATTTCAAAACTCAAAAAAACACCTAAAAGTGTTCTTGCAATTATTCGTCCACACGGAATGCGTGGCTATATCTTTATTGAAGTTACATCTCGAGAAGACGCAGAAGCAATGCTTCAAGGCGTCCCATATGCTCGAGGATTATTACCTGCTGAAATTCCGTATCAAGAAATCGAACATATGCTTGAACAAGTTAAAGTTGAGATGAATATTCACAAAAGTGATATTGTTGAAATCATCTCTGGACCATTCAAGCGCGAAAACGCAAAAGTTATGCGTGTTAACAAGCAAAAAGAAGAAATTGTTGTTGAACTTCTTGAATCTGCTGTTCCAATCCCTATTACCGTTAAAATGGATGCTGTTAAAGTAATTAGGCGTGAAGGATCCAGCGAAAACGAAGAATAG